The following coding sequences lie in one Rutidosis leptorrhynchoides isolate AG116_Rl617_1_P2 chromosome 6, CSIRO_AGI_Rlap_v1, whole genome shotgun sequence genomic window:
- the LOC139854226 gene encoding uncharacterized protein, with protein sequence MADDDIEPLRKRKKLAPIQKLLPHQQVETRSLEDGFEGSWHSATVIEIKNQNRVVKFDHILCDDGSDNLVESIPIFVPNRGRIRPLPPCFKYNLKCLHYGQCVDVFHQDAWWEGVIFDYNDLSDERSVFFPDIGDELTTSINNIRLTCDWNVDTEKWNFRGDWMFLQVLEELELEWPVLVSVKQIWYELRMKKRFEKDIKEWMCDIRDIWKETVKEVILDNVKLTMVDFFGRLQGEGEQNLDINKQFLDSVVKVKPSFFNFLAVLPVNSSISTTEYELDDDDDVDDEDNDDDDYVLDNDDDDDDDDDDDDDDDDDDDDDDDDMVPPGFSKSKVLCIQNDNRSYIVDGWTQVNEFCVDQNLVTKPKCCPDSIFQYFEYDKGRHPPSLLLKVRRHLLYLGWRIEFRRDYNTSKKTESPKYRYTNPEGRPYMSLNIVCQDICNRTPGYISHKTPPPTRTVPKVDPVYCPQAVVDYYSATLNESNDWRQRKDVDFRELQNRAKKHLCSVGWVFSYADLMCRRPVYTSPNGKNFRSIRQACIYYMSNNNNINNNNCSVDGNEVNIVGQNDHVKKDKEKGVGKLVNKKKNGHFSNKALAKRKERFLKNEDESESSMRKTRVLRSNKRAREEISPMHHSSLTVLSWLVDNNVIVQRSKVEYRCNKDGHTMKEGFVYRDGIKCSCCQIVFSVSKFENHAGSSNKQPSANMFLEDGRSLIDCQLQLKSELCKTEPCKLKGNTRKIINDNDYICSVCHYGGELVLCDQCPSSFHTQCVGLEEVPDGDWFCPSCCCRICNQNKFIDECEQDTDCNILNCEQCDRRYHIGCLKRKEGFLKLASDPQVNWFCSLRCAEIHTGINEVLGKPISVGRDDLTWTILKHTRHDSVDHDISTRDEMAESYSKLNIAISVMHECFEPVKEPLTQRDIVEDVIFCRWSDLNRLNFKGFYTVLLEKDDELVSAASIRIYGEKVAELPLIGTRYRYRRSGMCHALMNVLEKKLVELGVERLVLPAVPSVLQTWTSSFGFSVMTEAQKLDFLGYTFLDFQGTRMCQKYMISKDQRCAESSISRGIDHETIKGKNIVELDGNSAVSEVSQADRIEKNGIIVDLHSLDIARDNQNNNGCARGSSPLEVLANDQQSHVECRSETSVECSIKEVSNANEDDNNCSNGHLKCYHRKKIVACGS encoded by the exons ATGGCGGACGACGACATTGAACCCTTGAGAAAAAGAAAAAAACTTGCACCCATTCAGAAGCTTCTGCCACATCAGCAAGTTGAA ACAAGGAGTCTTGAAGATGGTTTTGAAGGCTCATGGCACTCTGCAACTGTGATTGAAATTAAGAACCAGAATCGCGTAGTTAAATTTGATCACATCTTATGTGATGATGGTTCGGATAATTTGGTCGAATCTATCCCAATTTTTGTTCCTAATCGTGGAAGAATAAGGCCTCTGCCTCCTTGTTTTAAATATAATTTGAAGTGTCTTCATTATGGACAATGTGTTGATGTGTTTCATCAAGATGCATGGTGGGAAGGTGTTATTTTTGACTATAATGATTTGTCTGATGAAAGATCCGTTTTCTTTCCCGATATTGGTGATGAACTTACCACTTCAATTAACAACATACGGTTGACTTGTGATTGGAATGTAGATACCGAAAAATGGAACTTTCGTGGGGATTGGATGTTTTTACAAGTTCTTGAGGAATTAGAGCTTGAATGGCCGGTTCTTGTTTCTGTTAAACAAATTTGGTATGAATTGAGGATGAAAAAACGTTTCGAGAAAGATATTAAAGAGTGGATGTGTGATATTAGGGATATATGGAAAGAAACAGTTAAGGAAGTGATTTTAGATAATGTAAAGTTAACAATGGTTGACTTTTTTGGTAGATTGCAAGGGGAAGGCGAACAAAACTTAGATATAAACAAACAGTTTCTTGATTCGGTTGTAAAAGTCAAACCGTCTTTCTTTAATTTTCTTGCAGTTCTACCCGTTAATTCTAGTATTTCGACGACGGAATATgagcttgatgatgatgatgatgtcgatgatgaagataatgatgatgatgattatgtgcttgataatgatgatgatgatgatgatgatgatgatgatgatgacgatgacgatgatgatgatgatgatgatgatgatgatatggttccTCCTGGATTTTCAAAAAGTAAAGTTCTTTGCATCCAAAACGACAATCGAAGTTATATTGTTGATGGATGGACTCAAGTAAATGAATTTTGTGTAGATCAAAATCTAGTTACCAAACCCAAATGTTGTCCCGATTCAATATTTCAGTACTTTGAGTATGATAAAGGTAGGCATCCTCCATCTTTATTATTGAAAGTTAGGCGACATTTATTGTATTTAGGTTGGCGAATCGAATTCAGACGAGATTATAATACGTCAAAAAAGACGGAATCTCCTAAATATCGTTACACAAATCCCGAAGGGAGGCCGTATATGTCATTAAATATTGTATGTCAGGATATTTGTAACCGTACTCCTGGATATATATCACATAAAACACCTCCACCGACAAGAACGGTACCCAAGGTTGACCCGGTATACTGTCCACAAGCTGTCGTTGACTATTATTCTGCTACGTTAAACGAAAGTAACGATTGGAGACAAAGGAAAGATGTTGACTTTAGGGAGTTACAGAATAGGGCGAAAAAACATTTGTGTTCGGTTGGATGGGTATTTAGTTATGCTGATTTGATGTGTAGACGGCCTGTGTACACGTCACCAAACGGAAAGAATTTCCGATCTATTCGTCAAGCGTGCATTTATTAtatgtctaataataataatattaataataataattgttctgTCGATGGTAATGAGGTAAATATCGTGGGTCAAAATGACCACGTGAAGAAGGACAAAGAAAAGGGTGTCGGGAAACTTGTAAATAAGAAAAAGAACGGTCATTTTAGTAATAAAGCATTAGCGAAGAGAAAAGAACGTTTCTTGAAAAACGAGGATGAAAGTGAAAGTTCTATGAGAAAAACGCGTGTATTAAGGTCTAACAAAAGGGCGCGTGAAGAGATTTCTCCAATGCACCATTCGTCGTTAACTGTTTTATCTTGGTTGGTGGATAATAATGTTATTGTACAAAGATCAAAAGTTGAATACCGCTGTAATAAAGACGGGCATACAATGAAAGAAGGTTTTGTATATCGTGACGGTATTAAATGCAGTTGTTGTCAAATTGTTTTTAGTGTTTCAAAGTTTGAAAATCATGCTGGAAGCTCGAATAAACAACCGTCAGCTAACATGTTCCTTGAAGATGGTCGTTCGTTAATTGATTGTCAATTGCAGCTTAAAAGTGAACTTTGCAAGACAGAACCTTGTAAATTAAAGGGTAATACAcgaaaaataataaatgataatgactATATATGTTCTGTTTGTCATTATGGCGGGGAATTAGTTCTATGTGACCAATGCCCGTCTTCTTTTCATACTCAATGCGTAGGATTAGAG GAGGTCCCTGATGGTGATTGGTTCTGCCCATCATGTTGTTGTCGAATTTGTAACCAAAACAAATTTATTGATGAGTGTGAGCAAGATACGGATTGTAATATCCTGAATTGTGAACAGTGTGACAGAAGAT ATCATATCGGCTGCTTAAAAAGAAAAGAAGGTTTCTTGAAACTGGCGAGTGATCCTCAAGTAAATTGGTTTTGTAGTCTGAGATGCGCGGAG ATACATACGGGCATTAACGAGGTTTTAGGGAAGCCAATTTCAGTGGGGCGGGACGATTTAACATGGACGATACTGAAACACACGAGACATGATAGCGTGGATCACGACATCTCAACTAGAGACGAAATGGCTGAGAGCTATAGCAAGTTAAATATTGCAATTAGTGTGATGCACGAGTGTTTTGAGCCGGTCAAGGAACCTCTCACACAGAGAGATATAGTCGAAGATGTTATTTTCTGTAGATG GTCTGACCTAAACCGTTTGAACTTCAAGGGATTCTATACAGTTCTTCTGGAGAAAGATGATGAACTAGTTTCAGCAGCTTCAAtaag GATTTATGGAGAAAAGGTAGCAGAGCTTCCGCTTATTGGCACACGATACCGGTACCGTAGAAGTGGCATGTGTCATGCTCTTATGAACGTTCTTGAAAAG AAACTGGTGGAATTAGGAGTAGAGAGACTAGTTTTGCCAGCTGTCCCGAGTGTGTTACAGACTTGGACCTCATCGTTTGGTTTTTCCGTAATGACCGAAGCGCAAAAACTCGACTTTCTTGGCTACACGTTTCTTGATTTCCAAGGCACGCGTATGTGTCAAAAATACATGATTTCCAAGGATCAACGTTGTGCCGAATCAAGCATATCAAGAG GGATCGATCATGAGACTATTAAAGGTAAAAATATCGTTGAATTAGATGGTAATAGTGCCGTTTCTGAAGTGTCTCAAGCAGACAGAATCGAGAAGAATGGAATTATAGTGGATCTGCATTCTTTGGA TATCGCTCGAGACAACCAGAACAACAATGGCTGTGCACGTGGCTCATCTCCTCTTGAAGTCTTG GCAAATGATCAACAATCTCATGTTGAATGCCGAAGTGAAACAAGTGTAGAGTGTTCCATCAAGGAAGTTTCAAATGCCAATGAAGATGACAACAATTGCAGTAACGGCCATCTAAAATGCTATCACCGGAAAAAAATAGTTGCTTGTGGGAGCTGA